A region from the Vicia villosa cultivar HV-30 ecotype Madison, WI linkage group LG3, Vvil1.0, whole genome shotgun sequence genome encodes:
- the LOC131658342 gene encoding uncharacterized protein LOC131658342 — protein sequence MDALEAVLSLLIYGQVLFFHYDKIVDVTAIKIFLSKNPVPTLLGDLLHSIHFRVLKRKGCVLGCAPLLHKWFISHLALSVRKNEGGLTWSQRIMKLSFYNVIWCQKKFERTLLFDSCGEFPNIPLLGVRGGITYNPILARHQFGFALKDKPRSLYLSSEYFSYDSNKSKKRDLFIKAWSKVKKVGAKDIGRRNYMPWDPYFQWVYDRVMEFGMPYPSDTPIVPRVAPPAVPIAFEPYVPTPNEDLVATVNQLKRERDDFERRLRKVEAEKEVLTQDAKERETLLDYFSRKWKIEDFVSPDQINSWENEISRLVQEREEMIKAHKEEVRSDVTK from the exons ATGGATGCTTTGGAAGCTGTTTTGTCTCTTTTAATCTATGGACAAGTTCTATTCTTCCATTATGACAAAATTGTTGATGTGACTGCTATCAAGATATTTCTAAGTAAGAATCCCGTTCCTACTTTACTTGGTGATTTGTTACATTCTATTCACTTCCGAGTATTgaaaaggaaaggttgtgtccTTGGATGTGCTCCGctattgcataagtggtttatttcgcacttagcTCTCTCCGTAAGAAAGAATGAAGGAGGCTTAACTTGGTCtcaaagaattatgaagctttcttttTACAACGTCATTTGGTGCCAAAAGAAGTTTGAAAGAACTTTACTATTTGATAGTTGTGGGGAATTCCCTAATATACCGCTTCTTGGCGTTCGTGGGGGAATAACGTATAATCCTATtctagctcgacatcagtttggttttgctttgaaggaTAAGCCACGTTCCTTGTATCTCAGTTCAGAATACTTCAGCTATGATTCAAATAAGTCAAAGAAAAGAGATCTCTTCATTAAGGCTTGGTCGAAAGTAAAGAAAGTTGGTGCAAAAGATATAGGAAGAAGAAATTACATGCCATGGGACCCGTACTTCcaatgggtttatgatcgagttATGGAATTTGGGATGCCTTACCCTTCTGATACGCCCATAGTACCAAGGGTAGCTCCTCCTGCTGTCCCAATTGCATTCGAGCCGTATGTTCCTACTCCAAATGAAGATCTTGTTGCAACTGTTAACCAACTGAAGAGGGAAAGGGATGACTTTGAGAGACGCTTACGAAAGGTTGAAGCTGAAAAAGAAGTGTTGACACAAGATGCTAAAGAGCGAGAGACTTTACTTGACTATTTTTCTCGTAAATGGAAAATTGAAGATTTCGTTTCCCCGGATCAGATTAACTCATGGGAAAATGAAATTTCTAGGCTTGTTCAAGAAAGAGAGGAAATGATCAAGGCACACAAGGAAGAAGTCAGG TCTGATGTAACTAAATAA